A window from Solanum lycopersicum chloroplast, complete genome encodes these proteins:
- the rps2 gene encoding ribosomal protein S2, giving the protein MTRRYWNINLEEMMEAGVHFGHGTRKWNPKMAPYISAKRKGIHITNLTRTARFLSEACDLVFDAASRGKQFLIVGTKNKAADSVEWAAIRARCHYVNKKWLGGMLTNWSTTETRLHKFRDLRMEQKTGRLNRLPKRDAAMLKRQLSRLQTYLGGIKYMTGVPDIVIIVDQHEEYTALRECITLGIPTICLTDTNCDPDLADISIPANDDAISSIRLILNKLVFAICEGRSSYIRNP; this is encoded by the coding sequence ATGACAAGAAGATATTGGAACATAAATTTGGAAGAGATGATGGAGGCAGGAGTTCATTTTGGTCATGGTACTAGGAAATGGAATCCTAAAATGGCGCCTTATATCTCTGCAAAGCGTAAGGGTATTCATATTACAAATCTTACTAGAACTGCTCGTTTTTTATCAGAAGCTTGTGATTTAGTTTTTGACGCAGCAAGTAGGGGAAAACAATTCTTAATTGTTGGTACCAAAAATAAAGCAGCTGATTCAGTAGAGTGGGCTGCAATAAGGGCCCGGTGTCATTATGTTAATAAAAAATGGCTTGGCGGTATGTTAACGAATTGGTCCACTACAGAAACAAGACTTCATAAGTTCAGGGACTTGAGAATGGAACAAAAAACAGGGAGACTCAACCGTCTCCCGAAAAGAGATGCAGCTATGTTGAAAAGACAATTATCTCGCTTGCAAACATATCTGGGCGGGATTAAATATATGACAGGGGTACCCGATATTGTAATCATCGTGGATCAGCACGAAGAATATACGGCCCTGCGAGAGTGTATTACTTTAGGAATTCCAACAATTTGTTTAACCGATACAAATTGTGACCCCGATCTCGCAGATATTTCAATTCCAGCGAATGATGACGCCATATCCTCAATCCGATTAATTCTTAACAAATTAGTATTCGCAATTTGTGAGGGTCGTTCTAGCTATATAAGAAATCCTTGA
- the rpoC2 gene encoding RNA polymerase beta' subunit, with amino-acid sequence MEVLMAERANLVFHNKAIDGTAMKRLISRLIEHFGMAYTSHILDQVKTLGFQQATATSISLGIDDLLTIPSKGWLVQDAEQQSLILEKHHQYGNVHAVEKLRQSIEIWYATSEYLRQEMNPNFRMTDPFNPVHIMSFSGARGNASQVHQLVGMRGLMSDPQGQMIDLPIQSNLREGLSLTEYIISCYGARKGVVDTAVRTSDAGYLTRRLVEVVQHIVVRRTDCGTARGISVSPRNGIMPERIFSQTLIGRVLADDIYMGSRCIATRNQAIGIGLVNRFITFRAQPISIRTPFTCRSTSWICRLCYGRSPTHGDLVELGEAVGIIAGQSIGEPGTQLTLRTFHTGGVFTGGTAEHVRAPSNGKIKFNEDLVHPTRTRHGHPAFLCSIDLYVTIESEDILHNVNIPPKSLLLVQNDQYVESEQVIAEIRAGISTLNFKEKVRKHIYSDSDGEMHWSTDVYHAPEFTYGNVHLLPKTSHLWILLGGPCRSSLVYLSIHKDQDQMNAHSLSGKRRYTSNLSVTNDQARQKLFSSDFYGQKEDRIPDYSDLNRIICTGQYNLVYSPILHGNSALLSKRRRNKFIIPLHSIQELENELMPCSGISIEIPVNGIFRRNSILAYFDDPRYRRKSSGIIKYGTIETHSVIKKEDLIEYRGVKEFRPKYQMKVDRFFFIPEEVHILPGSSSLMVRNNSIVGVDTQITLNLRSRVGGLVRVERKKKRIELKIFSGDIHFPGETDKISRHTGVLIPPGTGKRNSKEYKKVQNWIYVQRITPSKKRFFVLVRPVVTYEITDGINLGTLFPPDPLQERDNVQLRIVNYILYGNGKPIRGISDTSIQLVRTCLVLNWNQDKKSSSCEEARASFVEIRTNGLIRHFLKINLVKSPISYIGKRNDPSGSGLLSDNGSDCTNINPFSAIYSYSKAKIQQSLNQPQGTIHTLLNRNKECQSLIILSAANCSRMEPFKDVKYHSVIKESIKKDPLIPIRNSLGPLGTCLPIENFYSSYHLITHNQILVTKYLQLDNLKQTFQVIKLKYYLMDENGKIFNPDPCRNIILNPFNLNWSFLHHYYCAETSKIISLGQFICENVCIAKNGPPLKSGQVILVQVDSIVIRSAKPYLATPGATVHGHYGETLYEGDTLVTFIYEKSRSGDITQGLPKVEQVLEVRSIDSISMNLEKRVEGWNKCIPRILGIPWGFLIGAELTIAQSRISLVNKIQQVYRSQGVQIHNRHIEIIVRQITSKVLISEDGMSNVFSPGELIGLLRAERMGRALEEAICYRVVLLGITRASLNTQSFISEASFQETARVLAKAALRGRIDWLKGLKENVVLGGVIPVGTGFKGLVHPSKQHNNIPLETKKTNLFEGEMRDILFHHRKLFDSCLSKKFHDIPEQSFIGFNDS; translated from the coding sequence ATGGAGGTACTTATGGCAGAACGGGCCAATCTGGTCTTTCACAATAAAGCGATAGACGGAACTGCCATGAAACGACTTATTAGTAGATTAATAGAGCACTTCGGAATGGCATATACATCACATATCCTGGATCAAGTAAAAACTCTGGGGTTCCAACAAGCTACTGCTACATCCATTTCATTAGGAATTGATGATCTTTTAACAATACCTTCTAAGGGATGGCTAGTTCAAGATGCTGAACAACAAAGTTTGATTTTGGAAAAACACCATCAGTATGGAAATGTACACGCGGTAGAAAAATTACGTCAATCCATTGAAATATGGTATGCTACAAGTGAATATTTGCGCCAAGAAATGAATCCGAATTTTAGGATGACTGACCCTTTTAATCCAGTTCATATAATGTCTTTCTCGGGAGCTCGAGGAAATGCATCTCAGGTACATCAATTAGTAGGTATGAGAGGATTAATGTCGGATCCTCAAGGACAAATGATTGATTTACCTATTCAAAGCAATTTACGCGAAGGACTCTCTTTAACAGAATACATCATTTCTTGCTACGGAGCCCGTAAAGGAGTTGTGGATACTGCTGTACGAACATCAGACGCTGGATATCTCACTCGCAGACTTGTTGAAGTAGTTCAACACATTGTTGTACGTCGAACGGATTGTGGCACCGCCCGGGGTATTTCTGTGAGTCCTCGGAATGGGATAATGCCGGAAAGGATTTTTAGTCAAACATTAATTGGCCGTGTATTAGCAGATGATATATACATGGGTTCACGATGTATTGCCACTAGAAACCAAGCCATTGGCATTGGACTTGTAAATCGATTCATAACCTTTCGGGCACAACCAATCTCTATTCGAACTCCCTTTACTTGTAGGAGTACATCTTGGATTTGTCGATTATGTTATGGGCGTAGTCCTACTCATGGCGACCTGGTTGAATTGGGGGAAGCTGTAGGTATTATTGCAGGTCAATCGATTGGAGAACCGGGTACTCAATTAACATTACGAACTTTTCATACCGGAGGAGTATTCACGGGGGGTACTGCAGAACATGTGCGAGCCCCATCTAATGGAAAAATAAAATTCAATGAGGACTTGGTTCATCCGACACGTACACGTCATGGGCATCCCGCCTTTCTATGTTCTATAGACTTGTATGTAACTATTGAGAGTGAAGATATTCTACATAATGTGAATATTCCACCCAAAAGTTTGCTTTTAGTTCAAAACGATCAATACGTAGAATCAGAACAAGTAATTGCTGAGATTCGCGCAGGAATATCCACTTTGAATTTTAAAGAGAAGGTTCGAAAACATATTTATTCTGATTCAGACGGAGAAATGCACTGGAGTACCGATGTCTATCATGCACCCGAATTTACATATGGTAATGTTCATCTATTACCAAAAACAAGTCATTTATGGATATTATTAGGAGGGCCGTGCAGGTCCAGTCTAGTCTACCTTTCGATCCACAAGGATCAGGATCAAATGAATGCGCATTCTCTTTCTGGCAAGCGAAGATATACTTCTAACCTCTCAGTAACCAATGATCAGGCGAGGCAGAAATTGTTTAGTTCGGATTTTTATGGTCAAAAAGAAGATAGGATTCCTGATTATTCAGACCTTAATCGAATCATATGTACTGGCCAGTATAATCTCGTATATTCGCCTATTCTTCACGGGAATTCTGCTTTATTGTCAAAAAGGCGAAGAAATAAATTCATCATTCCACTACACTCGATTCAAGAACTCGAGAATGAACTAATGCCCTGTTCAGGTATCTCGATTGAAATCCCCGTAAATGGTATTTTCCGTCGAAATAGTATTCTTGCTTATTTCGATGATCCTCGATACAGAAGAAAGAGTTCGGGCATTATTAAATATGGGACTATAGAAACGCATTCAGTCATCAAAAAAGAGGATTTGATTGAGTATCGAGGAGTCAAGGAATTTAGGCCAAAATACCAAATGAAAGTAGATCGATTTTTTTTCATTCCTGAAGAGGTGCATATCTTGCCCGGATCTTCTTCCCTAATGGTACGGAACAATAGTATCGTTGGGGTCGATACACAAATCACCTTAAATCTAAGAAGCCGAGTCGGTGGGTTGGTCCGGGTGGAGAGAAAAAAAAAACGAATTGAACTGAAAATCTTTTCTGGAGATATCCATTTTCCTGGAGAGACGGATAAGATATCCAGGCATACCGGCGTTTTGATACCACCAGGAACAGGAAAAAGAAATTCCAAGGAATACAAAAAAGTTCAAAATTGGATCTATGTCCAACGAATTACACCTAGTAAGAAAAGGTTTTTTGTTTTAGTTCGACCTGTCGTCACATATGAAATAACGGACGGTATAAATTTAGGAACCCTTTTTCCACCGGATCCATTGCAGGAAAGGGATAATGTGCAACTTCGAATTGTCAATTATATCCTTTATGGAAATGGCAAACCGATTCGAGGAATTTCTGACACAAGTATTCAATTAGTTCGGACTTGTTTAGTATTGAATTGGAACCAAGACAAAAAAAGTTCTTCTTGCGAAGAAGCCCGTGCTTCTTTTGTTGAAATAAGGACAAATGGTTTGATTCGACATTTCCTAAAAATCAACTTAGTGAAATCCCCTATTTCGTATATCGGAAAAAGGAATGATCCGTCGGGGTCAGGATTGCTCTCTGATAATGGATCGGATTGTACCAATATCAATCCCTTTTCTGCTATTTATTCCTATTCCAAGGCAAAAATTCAACAATCTCTTAACCAACCTCAAGGAACTATTCATACGTTGTTGAATAGAAATAAGGAATGTCAGTCGTTGATAATTTTGTCAGCAGCCAATTGTTCTCGAATGGAGCCATTCAAAGATGTAAAATATCACAGTGTGATAAAAGAATCAATTAAAAAAGATCCCCTAATTCCAATTAGGAATTCATTGGGCCCTTTAGGAACATGCCTTCCAATTGAGAATTTTTATTCATCTTACCATTTAATAACTCATAATCAGATCTTAGTAACTAAATATTTGCAACTTGACAATTTAAAACAGACTTTTCAAGTGATTAAATTAAAATATTATTTAATGGATGAAAATGGAAAAATTTTTAATCCCGATCCATGCCGTAACATTATTTTAAATCCATTCAATTTGAATTGGTCTTTTCTCCATCACTATTATTGTGCAGAGACATCTAAAATAATTAGTCTTGGACAGTTTATTTGTGAAAATGTATGTATAGCCAAAAATGGACCGCCCCTCAAATCGGGTCAAGTTATACTTGTTCAAGTTGACTCGATAGTGATACGATCAGCTAAGCCTTATTTGGCCACCCCCGGAGCAACTGTTCATGGCCATTATGGGGAAACCCTTTACGAAGGAGATACATTAGTTACATTTATATATGAAAAATCGAGATCTGGTGATATAACACAGGGTCTTCCAAAAGTAGAACAGGTCTTAGAAGTGCGTTCGATTGATTCAATATCCATGAATCTAGAAAAGAGGGTTGAGGGTTGGAACAAATGTATACCAAGAATTCTTGGAATTCCTTGGGGATTCTTGATTGGTGCTGAGCTAACTATAGCGCAAAGCCGAATCTCTTTGGTTAATAAAATCCAACAGGTTTATCGCTCCCAGGGGGTGCAGATTCATAATAGGCATATAGAAATTATTGTACGTCAAATAACATCAAAAGTGTTGATTTCAGAAGATGGAATGTCTAATGTTTTTTCACCCGGAGAACTTATTGGATTGTTGCGAGCAGAACGAATGGGGCGCGCTTTGGAAGAAGCGATCTGTTACCGAGTCGTCTTATTGGGAATAACAAGAGCATCTCTCAATACTCAAAGTTTCATATCTGAAGCAAGTTTTCAAGAAACTGCTCGAGTTTTAGCAAAAGCGGCTCTCCGGGGTCGTATCGATTGGTTGAAAGGCCTGAAAGAGAACGTTGTTTTGGGGGGGGTGATACCCGTTGGTACCGGATTCAAGGGATTAGTGCACCCTTCAAAACAACATAACAACATTCCTTTGGAAACAAAAAAAACAAATCTATTCGAGGGGGAGATGAGAGATATTTTGTTCCACCACAGAAAATTATTTGATTCTTGTCTTTCAAAAAAATTCCACGACATACCCGAACAATCATTTATAGGATTTAATGATTCCTAA